One stretch of Paroedura picta isolate Pp20150507F chromosome 13, Ppicta_v3.0, whole genome shotgun sequence DNA includes these proteins:
- the LOC143822531 gene encoding maestro heat-like repeat-containing protein family member 6, which yields MVNNLVVQNCEWTLACCNDFLGWKLLEEIEVLSHYDSQEALSQICKHLVQLYLDRVPTFLTHTLDYMEPHGPVAEGSHCAHRVPHLLPGNYRCEPP from the exons ATGGTAAATAACCTTGTTGTTCAGAATTGCGAGTGGACCTTAGCATGTTGCAACGACTTCTTGGGATGGAAACTTCTGGAGGAGATCGAGGTCCTGTCCCATTATGACAGCCAGGAAGCCCTGAGCCAGATCTGCAAGCACCTG GTTCAGCTGTACCTAGACCGAGTGCCAACTTTTCTGACGCACACCCTGGACTACATGGAACCCCATGGCCCCGTTGCTGAGGGCAGCCACTGTGCTCACAG GGTTCCTCATCTTTTACCTGGGAACTACCGTTGTGAACCTCCTTAA